Genomic DNA from Theropithecus gelada isolate Dixy chromosome 1, Tgel_1.0, whole genome shotgun sequence:
TTGTAAGGCGAACGACAGAAGGAGCCAAACGAGGTGGATCCGGAGCGGCCACAAGGTGCCTGTGCTGCCGGCTTTTAACACACAAAAAGAGGAGTGCCAAGGAATACAAGAAGCCACAGGGGGAATAAAAAGCGACATATCTGCATGGAGCCTAAATTTCGCTCGATGATTTTCAGGGAAGAAGCattacatattaaaaacaaacattgctATTTTACGGGAATACCGGATTTAAAAATCCACACAGATTCGCAACATAAAACAGGCAGCCCAAAGACACGTCCGCGGTGTCCTGACAGTTCCGGCTCCGCCCGCGGGCCACGAGGCGGGGATCGACGGTCACTCCCCTCGGTTGCCCAGAGTACTTGGGCGGCAACGGGGAGCGCCCGGGGGAGGCAAGCTCCTGGGCTAGGGCTGCGTCTTAGCCACCTTGCTTAGCTCTCGAGGTCCCGCGTGTTACGTGTTAGCACCGCCCCGGGGCGTCAGCGTGACCCGGGGCGGCAGGAACCGTGAACTCCCTGCCCCGCGGGCCCAGGTGACCGCAGGCATCGCTCTCCCGCGCGCGGGGGGCGGGGCTTCCCCCGGCTGTGCACTCAGCTACCACAGCGACATAAGATGGTGTCCGCTAGGCGTCCCAGGACGGCTTCCTAAGGGACTGGAGGGCCCCGACAGCCGGAGAGTCTGCCCCGCCCCTTGGCCGGCACAGGTAGGACGGCGGGGAGCTCAGAAGTTTCGAACTCCAAGGGCCGAAGCACAGCCAAATACCCCACGGAACTTAACAAATGTTTGTGGGGAGAACGCCAAAAACGCGGGGAGGCGGGGCTGGCGCACAGTCACCCTCTCGCGACATCTAAGTGACGTCGCATAGCAAGCACGTGTTCTAGTCTTTCACCTTCAGTCAGCCTCCTCCGTTATATGGGCCTACCCCTTTAAGCGAGTGATGGACAGTTATTTCAGCCTATCAACTTCCTTGCAGACCTCCAATCAGATTTAAACTTCTTTTAGCCGCCGGAGGAGTTGGAAAAAGGGGGTCGAAAGAGGGAGCTCACCGTCTCTCGCGATATCGCTGTGAGCCTGCCTCTCGAAAAAACGCCGAAACTTGGCCCCACCTCCCAAATAGTGGTTTAAAGGACGGGTTTATAAGCCAATGAAAGGGATGAGGAGGCGGGGTTGCTGCTTTCACTGAGCAAGAAGTACCGTTACAGGGCAGACTTTTTGTCCAATCAACACAGCTACACTTTGGGTCACGTGACCGCAGAGTGCGAGGGGCGGAGCTACAGCCTGGCGCGAGGAACCGTTAAGATAGACAACAAATGTAACCAATGAGGTACTCTGACTAGGGGGTTGGGAACCCAATAACAGTGGTTGGGCGGGCGCCTTCCTGGAGCGCGGGGAGATATAAAGATAGACAAATAATTTTCCCAATGAGACTGTAGAAGAGAGAGCTAATTGGCCAATGAGGACTGCGGGGCGGGACCCTGTGCCGCGGCGGAGTCCAAGATGGCGGCGTGCGGTTCCGCTGTGTGAAACGAGCGCGGGGCGGCGGGTTGATCAGCTCCGCGGAGACGACCTCCGAGGACCCGCAACAATGAAGGGAAAAGAGCGCTCGCCAGTCAAGGCCAAACGCTCCCGTGGTGGTGAGGACTCGACTTCCCGCGGAGAGCGGAGCAAGAAGTTAGGGGGCTCTGGTGGCAGCAATGGGAGCAGCAGCGGAAAGACCGATAGCGGCGGCGGGTCGCGGCGGAGTCTCCACCTGGACAAGTCCAGCAGTCGAGGTGGCAGCCGCGAGTATGACACCGGTGGGGGCAGCTCCAGTAGCCGCTTGCATAGTTATAGCTCCCCGAGCACCAAAAATTCTTCGGGCGGGGGCGAGTCGCGCAGCAGCTCCCGGGGTGGAGGCGGGGAGTCACGTTCCTCTGGGGCCGCCTCCTCAGCTCCCGGCGGCGGGGACGGCGCGGAATACAAGACTCTGAAGATAAGCGAGTTGGGGTCCCAGCTTAGTGACGAAGCGGTGGAGGACGGCCTGTTTCATGAGTTCAAACGTTTCGGTGATGTAAGTGTCAAAATCAGTCATCTGTCGGGTTCTGGCAGCGGGGATGAGCGGGTAGCCTTTGTGAACTTCCGGCGGCCAGAGGACGCGCGGGCGGCCAAGCATGCCAGAGGCCGCCTGGTGCTCTATGACCGGCCTCTGAAGATAGAAGCTGTGTATGTGAGCCGGCGCCGCAGCCGCTCCCCTTTAGACAAAGATACTTATCCTCCTTCAGCCAGCGTGGTCGGGGCCTCTGTAGGTGGTCACCGGCACCCCCCTGGAGGTGGTGGAGGCCAGAGATCACTTTCCCCTGGTGGCGCTGCTTTGGGATACAGAGACTACCGGCTGCAGCAGTTGGCTCTTGGCCGCCTGCCCCCTCCACCTCCGCCACCATTGCCTCGAGagctggagagagaaagagactacCCGTTCTATGAGAGAGTGCGCCCTGCATACAGTCTTGAGCCAAGGGTGGGAGCTGGAGCAGGTGCTGCTCCTTTCAGAGAAGTGGATGAGATTTCACCCGAGGATGATCAGCGAGCTAACCGGACGCTTTTCTTGGGCAACCTAGACATCACTGTAACGGAGAGTGATCTAAGAAGGGCGTTTGATCGCTTTGGAGTCATCACAGAAGTAGATATCAAGAGGCCTTCTCGCGGCCAGACTAGTACTTACGGCTTTCTCAAATTTGAGAACTTAGATATGTCTCACCGGGCCAAATTAGCAATGTCCGGCAAAATTATAATTCGGAATCCTATCAAAATTGGTTATGGTAAAGCTACACCCACCACCCGCCTCTGGGTGGGAGGCCTGGGACCTTGGGTTCCTCTTGCTGCCCTGGCACGAGAATTTGATCGATTTGGCACCATACGCACCATAGACTACCGAAAAGGTGATAGTTGGGCATATATCCAGTATGAAAGCCTGGATGCAGCGCATGCTGCCTGGACCCATATGCGGGGCTTCCCACTTGGTGGCCCAGATCGACGCCTTAGAGTAGACTTTGCCGACACCGAACATCGTTACCAGCAGCAGtatctgcagcctctgcccttgACTCATTATGAGCTGGTGACAGATGCTTTTGGACATCGGGCACCTGACCCTTTGAGGGGTGCTCGGGATAGGACACCACCCTTACTATACAGAGATCGTGATAGGGACCTTTATCCTGACTCTGATTGggtgccacccccacccccagtccgAGAACGCAGCACTCGGACTGCAGCTACTTCTGTGCCTGCTTACGAGCCACTGGATAGCCTTGATCGCAGGCGGGATGGTTGGTCCTTGGACCGGGACAGAGGTGATCGAGATCTGCCCAGCAgcagagaccagcctaggaagcGAAGGCTGCCTGAGGAGAGTGGAGGACGTCATCTGGATAGGTCTCCTGAGAGTGACCGCCCACGAAAACGTCACTGCGCTCCTTCTCCTGACCGCAGTCCAGAATTGAGCAGTAGCCGGGATCGTTACAACAGCGACAATGATCGATCTTCCCGTCTTCTCTTGGAAAGGCCCTCTCCAATCAGAGACAGACGAGGTAGTTTGGAGAAGAGCCAGGGTGACAAGCGAGACCGTAAAAACTCTGCATCAGCTGAACGAGATAGGAAGCACCGAACAACTGCTCCCACTGAGGGAAAAAGCCCTCTGAAAAAAGAAGACCGCTCTGATGGGAGTGCACCTAGCACCAGCACTGCTTCCTGCAAGCTGAAGTCCCCGTCCCAGAAACAGGATGGGGGGACAGCCCCTGCGGCAGCAGCCTCTCCCAAACTCTGTTTGGCCTGGCAGGGCATGCTTCTACTGAAGAACAGCAACTTTCCTTCCAACATGCATCTGTTGCAGGGTGACCTCCAAGTGGCTAGTAGTCTTCTTGTGGAGGGTTCAACTGGAGGCAAAGTGGCCCAGCTCAAGATCACTCAGCGTCTCCGTTTGGATCAGCCCAAGTTGGATGAAGTAACTCGACGCATCAAAGTAGCAGGGCCCAATGGTTATGCCATTCTTCTGGCTGTGCCTGGAAGTTCTGACAGCcggtcctcctcttcctcagctgCATCAGACACTGCCACTTCTACTCAGAGGCCACTTAGGAACCTTGTGTCCTATTTAAAGCAAAAGCAGGCAGCCGGGGTGATCAGCCTCCCTGTGGGGGGCAACAAAGACAAGGAAAACACCGGGGTCCTTCATGCCTTCCCACCTTGTGAGTTCTCCCAGCAGTTCCTGGATTCCCCTGCCAAGGCACTGGCCAAATCTGAAGAAGATTACCTGGTCATGATCATTGTCCGTGGTGCGTCCTAAAGTCCATGTGTAACTTGTATTTACTACTTTGACATGGttactgttttgtgatgtgtaatGGGATACAGCATCAGatgcaattttctttttagttgttagttgtagcattttcttttttatatttttataaacgtctttaaaatagaaatcaggacagtttagctatttttttgtttgtttagctattattttaagtgaaaggGATGCCCTAAAGGTAGCAGGCAGGCAGATTTGCTTTAATTAGGAGTTCCCACCCTTATgagtaatttttttcctctattcagtttttttttttttttaaatcttgagccTAAAAAATCCTCTGAGTTACAAAACCAAAACTTTGAAAAGTCAGAATTTGGAGAAAGGAGTCCACTGACCATACAAAGAGAGTAATAGCCACCTAAAAATGACTTGATTGGTGTGTAGGTAGATAATTCTTTTACCAGAAATGTGTGTGACTGAAATTTGATCAGGGATCTCAAAGGTATGCTGGTAAATTGTTTagcaatgtaattattttaatcagGTATTTGAATATTTCTTAAGATACAGTTTATTCCCAGAGAGTTTGCtttaacatgcatttttaaaatcatttgttcTAGAGTTCTGTATCCCGTGTATGCACTTTTGGTTTGTAGCAGTAACTGTTCAGTAAAAATTAAGGACTATGTTACAAACCATATATGTCTTATGCTTACACTAGTATGCAAGAAGTGAGTAGgtgcttttaaaatcagaattctTTGGTCAGTTATTGGTGTGTGGTAATGTTTTTACTGACTTTTTCAGAGCGGTGTAGCAGGTACAGTTCTAATTGTGCATATTTCAAAACTGTTCTTCATCAAAGATGAgtttttgattttgtatccattCAAATTTCTGGTTTCAATAATAGAAAGAAGAGTTGTCTGCAGGCTCGTAGTCATCTTTTATTTCAGTGGGCATTTAAAGCAGCCATATTTGGATTGCAGACTTTCTTGAAAAGTCATCATAAAATGCCTTTGACATGCTCTCTTAAAattttgcttgtctttttattttcatatttaaacagTAGTGACATTACATTATTGGAAATGTTTTGAACATCTTGGAAATTTTATGTTTAGTATTCTCACTGCTGTCCAGCTACGGAATTGAAATGTCAGTGtaggaaaatctttttttattgttttattttcctagacACCTGGAATTAATACAGGATCATTTAACTTACcctcacagtttttttttttttcaaaggtgATAATGACGTCAACCTCTGGTTCTCAACAAGGACTTTTGCTGCTTAAcagtaatggatttttttttttttttaaatctatcccCTCTGTCCCACCCCTAATTTGTCAGGTCATTAGTAAGTATATTTTTCTCCCTTGATTTAAATGCTGAAGACTTCAGCTAAGGCCCTTGATATTTAATTATGATTAGAGACTTTTGGACCTTCTGGATCATGGTCatgtttctgttctgtgaaagTGACTTAACTTGAAGCCTGGCAGAACccaactgttttctttctgttatcaAAGCTGGAAGTTTTGAAATAGCACCAATAATAACCCAGGGAAAtgtcatgtaatttttattttccattatgaCAGGTGTCTAATGCATGTCAGCACGAAAGTGTCATCACTGCTGTGTCATCCCTCTTGGTTTTCActatgcatttataatttttctaagtttgcaggttttgtggggtttttttttgttggtttctttttaaactgGAAAAACTAGCCATTTTGATAGAAGGAGGGTTCTAGGCTATGAGCATGAAGGTCCTTGTACCTCTTTGGAAAATACTATGCTTCTTGCTTTCAAAAAGCAGTGCTTGGTTTGGAGTAGACACCTGTTCAGAAACTAATGCAAGTGTGAAGTCTGTGCATACATGGGCTCATAGTATAATTTGTGGCCAGCTACATTTTTCCAGTTTAAATAATCTCACTAACCATTAACTTTTGAGTATCTTTTGTTGAGATAGTTGGACAAATGATTTTGCTCTTTTGGAGAGTGAAGTCCATGACATCTAATTTTACTATCATCcaaaatgtgtgttttatttcttttctttttctttctttttttttttttttttttgttagtgtgACAGCTTACAGAAGAGTACTATGGTTTTGCTCCATGTTTGTTTGAATCTTTACCTGACATTGCTACTTTTGTTAGGTCTGGGCAATTTGTGCTTCAGTGTTTTTGAAACAATGGCTTGATACCATTTCtaaatgtatgtattataaaAAACTAATTATGTTTAGTTGGTCATTACCTACGAGTGCCATAGTCCACATGAACCGCTTATTTGTACTGCCTATTCTTTTGTGCGGGTTCATAATATCCATAAAGTATCTAGTTAAACCTTAAGAATTCGAATGAAAACAAAAGTCTACAACTGGTTCTACTTCTCATTAGCCAGGATTTAATAATCCCAACGTTGGATGTTCTTTGTAAcaaccaatttttttcttttttctttaattattttaatgtagttgatttttctgaaactcagttaaaatgaatggaaagaaaacttcaggatATCATTTAATGACTATTAAGTATTATTGGTAAAAATGTGAAGATAAGACTTTTAGATCACAGCTTCCAATTTTATGGGAAATTAAGCAATCAATACCTAGCCAATAGTTCTGCTTAACTTACTGGTTAAGTATTTTGTTGGGATTCCTGTAAATAATTTTTCACACAAAGTTTTAAATTCCTGGTGTACTTTGACTCTCAACTGAGAGTGGATAGAGTTTTTCTTTTGAGGATTACATCTTAAAATGTCCATCCCCTGACTGGTTATAAGCATTTGTCACCTTTTGAAGGTAAAATATACTCTGGCCCTTCTTGACTCACTTACAGGTCATTTTAGGTCCAGTAGTAAGAGTCAGGTGTTTGGTTATTGCTTTCAGAGTCAAACATTGTTtaggtttatttaaaaactattagcAGGTTTTCACTGacaatgcttttttaaaaataaaaaatgtaaatccagtttttaaagacagatttttcATTATGCATATACAGCTTGAACTATAGTTTGGGTCCATATAGGAACCATTCACCAAAAACTCTGGTAACAGAATTAGGAAATCCTCTTGAGAAGAGGGCCTTAATGAccttttatgtgaaaaaaattttggagagaatttctggacattttttttctgtctctgccacAGTGTTTGGTTTTGAGATAGGAGTTAGGTATGAgaacaagaagagagaaaacatggCGCTGACCTTGTTATAGTGGTTATAGTGGTGTCCCTAAAGGGAGAAAATGATTTCAGGTAACCACAGTGAAATGTTAAGCTTAATGAAGAGTTTTATATGTATGGTTTAAAACAGAGTTGAAAAGTGAGAGTCCTGAAGTGTTCTTTGGCTGTTTAACAATTATTTGTATgagtgttttcttaaaataatggcTGTTGTCTTTGGTAACATAGATGAGGGTGGATTTTTAAATGGCTTTGTATCGACCCCTTTCTACAATAATGGAGTAGTCTGTGTTGCTCCATATAAATTACAGAACGAAAATAGATGGGGCAAAAGTTTGACTAAACTTCACCTTTTTATAGTTTCactttttaagttatatttagaatatattgaTAGATTATAAATTGATTGTGAaacttttttctgaattttttcgACATGTTTTACTCAGTTACATGAGTATAAAGGATATTTTCAGTCCTGTTATCTTCAATTGCAGTCTTTAAAAAAACCCACCCTATTGTTCTACTTGTTATATGTCTATTCATACAGTAAATTCATTTCAAGGTTTATGCCAGTGGGTATTATTGGTGCTTTTTGAAGTTGAGGTGAACCATCCAGGAAGGTCTTGTTAATGTTATGTTCATCTATAATGGCAtaggggaaatatatatatttttaatattgtaaacATTTGTACTGAataacctttttttccccccctccgCAAGCAAAACTGGTTGAACAGCGGATGAAGATATGGAATTCAAAGCTCTAATGGACCTTTTTGAAGAGAAGTTGTGGCTTATGTGGAGTTTACATGGGCCTCTGATGGAAGAAAGCTAATCTGTTTAGTATTTGTGCATTTTACTAAAATGGCAGCTTAAAGTTGTGTATCTGCTATTGTGATGCCAATGCCGGtgttttaagtggaaaaaaaaatgacctctTTGCTTTGTGCTGTGTACACAAGATTTctggaaaagtaaagaaaaacccTTTTTATGGCTCACACAGCTTAAGAGTAGCTGTCTCTCAAACGTGCGCTCACAGTTgagctgcttttgttttattctaaataaattgtttcttttgaGGAAAATGTTTTTCTGCCTGGAAGTGAATTGACGGCAAACCTTTGACCCCTTTGTTTGCAGCCGAGGGGGTACTTGCTGCTGCTCAGATCTTGTATGTCTTGAGCAAGAAGCAGGGAGACCATCAATTTCATTTTGACTATCACGGTGTGTCAATTCTGAAGGATCACTAGTGTTACTGTTGACCCCCTTTGTTTGCAGTGAAGGGGATCATTTGCTTCTCGGTTCTCAACGTGATGAGGAAATGGTGCTGTTTGCTGGCACGCAAGAAGCCGGGGCAGGCACCCTAAGCCTCACCACAGTGCCTGAGTCGGGGGCTTTTGCTGGTTTGAAGagctggagttgctgaaatttaagttttgatttattttgttcacCCATCACGTTTGGCcttagtttcatttttaatttgaagaaaagtttgaaattgCTTTATCTTGCACTTAACATTTGCACCAAATTGCCAAAAGAAGGAGAAATGCTccgtttgctttttaaatgttaatgatGTTAATAAAGCCTTTCCTGACACATTTGAGGAGCTCCTCCGTCTCCAGGGGCTTCTTACCAGAGTTATGCAGTGATGGGTTTAGTTCTGAATGGATGAAGAGTTCCTGAGAGCTAGCGTTTGTAATTAGAACCGTTACTTGGTATCTGTGCCTTATTTGACCTTTGGTTCCACATGCCTTGGATGTGCATGCACCGTGACGGTTTCATAGGTACGAACGCACACTCAGGCCCAGTCACTTCGGTTGGTAGTACAGATTGTGAGGAAAAAGATGGAGGCATCCTTAAGGAGGAAAAATGTTTGCCTTTAGTTCCTGCATTATCCTGTACAGGGGCTCCTGAGTTTTGGAAGCCTGTTCCCAGTACAGGAGAACAACTCCCCTGTTTGCAGCAGCAGACTTCGGTGCACAGTGACAACGCTGGAGTTCAAGAGGAAGCCAGCAATGCTGCACCATTGGCTTCAGACACCATTGTTGTTGTTTGCCAGTTTTAAACTTAACTAGTTGCAGACGAAGACCACCTTGAAATGCAGGCTTGTTGGGCTTGTTTTGAATTTTAACCTCGGATGGAAGAGCCCTAGTGCTGTCTGTCTCCATGCGGGATGATGATTGCTAGGCAACAGGTGATTATCAACAAAGGATGCCACGGTTATACTCTGCAAGGTGGTGTTCCAGTGGCAAACAGCTGTATAAACTCTTGTAAACAGGTAAGAGGGTTTTTAGAGGTcaaaatgcattataattaatAGGGTGAGGGCTTTTAATGTTTTGGGTCTGTTTCTCTAGATGGAAACCTTAAGGCACTCTGCTGCCATTACTAACTTCCTTCACCGAAGTGTCATGTTTCAGGTCAGAACTTCTGTtttacttgatatttttctttttaagtttatttttaacattaaaaaatacttttaatgtgGCAGCCAAAGTTTTAAAATCTTGGTTATGGATTTGGAACCTATAGTCTTGATGTCCTTTAAAATTTGACATTTGCTGTTAACCTTGGCCTTTACCCTTAGTCATGATTTAATGATGCAGGAGGACTTACTGCTGTAAAAACGTTGCTTATTTACAAATACTGATTTCTAAACTTCAGAGTTAAGACATTACAGTGTGTAACAGCAACAAAAGAAAGTATGCCATCAGATTGTGAATGATACATATTTtaaccaggatttttttttctttcttttttttgtcccACAGAGAGATTATAAAATTAGGCAACCTTAACTTTAGGGAAATTAACAAGCAGTGTTGAGAAGTCTGACTTTtgtctgcccttaacattttcaGTATCTATTTAGTTTTACCAGCCTTCTGAGCCCTTCTCCCCTACATTAATCAAGTTTGAAGCTTTGGCACTTATCACAAGCACAGCTTTGTTAGTATGTAATACAACTTAGGTTTCCTTGCTTTATTTCAAATGAGATCAAAATTTTTGAATAGAATTGttattttttcatctcttctgGAAGACATCCAATATCTAGTAACTACAATAGCTGATCTATACTAGTTAGTTTTTCCACAAGATTGAGCTCCTTGGATTGTTTTGCTAGGCAGCTTATGTACCCATACTTTGATagagtaaaagggaaaaaatgaagtaCAGTGGAATTTTTCAGGTTCTCAGTGTgtcataagaatttttaaaacagctgGTTATGAGATGATGGCTGCCATCTGAGGCTTTTCTAAATGGTCTCTCCCCtgcatttctttaaacattttatacttGTTGGAAATGTCAGTTTtcagtgtgttttctttttcttgctaattC
This window encodes:
- the RBM15 gene encoding RNA-binding protein 15 isoform X1 → MRTAGRDPVPRRSPRWRRAVPLCETSAGRRVDQLRGDDLRGPATMKGKERSPVKAKRSRGGEDSTSRGERSKKLGGSGGSNGSSSGKTDSGGGSRRSLHLDKSSSRGGSREYDTGGGSSSSRLHSYSSPSTKNSSGGGESRSSSRGGGGESRSSGAASSAPGGGDGAEYKTLKISELGSQLSDEAVEDGLFHEFKRFGDVSVKISHLSGSGSGDERVAFVNFRRPEDARAAKHARGRLVLYDRPLKIEAVYVSRRRSRSPLDKDTYPPSASVVGASVGGHRHPPGGGGGQRSLSPGGAALGYRDYRLQQLALGRLPPPPPPPLPRELERERDYPFYERVRPAYSLEPRVGAGAGAAPFREVDEISPEDDQRANRTLFLGNLDITVTESDLRRAFDRFGVITEVDIKRPSRGQTSTYGFLKFENLDMSHRAKLAMSGKIIIRNPIKIGYGKATPTTRLWVGGLGPWVPLAALAREFDRFGTIRTIDYRKGDSWAYIQYESLDAAHAAWTHMRGFPLGGPDRRLRVDFADTEHRYQQQYLQPLPLTHYELVTDAFGHRAPDPLRGARDRTPPLLYRDRDRDLYPDSDWVPPPPPVRERSTRTAATSVPAYEPLDSLDRRRDGWSLDRDRGDRDLPSSRDQPRKRRLPEESGGRHLDRSPESDRPRKRHCAPSPDRSPELSSSRDRYNSDNDRSSRLLLERPSPIRDRRGSLEKSQGDKRDRKNSASAERDRKHRTTAPTEGKSPLKKEDRSDGSAPSTSTASCKLKSPSQKQDGGTAPAAAASPKLCLAWQGMLLLKNSNFPSNMHLLQGDLQVASSLLVEGSTGGKVAQLKITQRLRLDQPKLDEVTRRIKVAGPNGYAILLAVPGSSDSRSSSSSAASDTATSTQRPLRNLVSYLKQKQAAGVISLPVGGNKDKENTGVLHAFPPCEFSQQFLDSPAKALAKSEEDYLVMIIVRVFGFEIGVRYENKKRENMALTLL
- the RBM15 gene encoding RNA-binding protein 15 isoform X2, which translates into the protein MRTAGRDPVPRRSPRWRRAVPLCETSAGRRVDQLRGDDLRGPATMKGKERSPVKAKRSRGGEDSTSRGERSKKLGGSGGSNGSSSGKTDSGGGSRRSLHLDKSSSRGGSREYDTGGGSSSSRLHSYSSPSTKNSSGGGESRSSSRGGGGESRSSGAASSAPGGGDGAEYKTLKISELGSQLSDEAVEDGLFHEFKRFGDVSVKISHLSGSGSGDERVAFVNFRRPEDARAAKHARGRLVLYDRPLKIEAVYVSRRRSRSPLDKDTYPPSASVVGASVGGHRHPPGGGGGQRSLSPGGAALGYRDYRLQQLALGRLPPPPPPPLPRELERERDYPFYERVRPAYSLEPRVGAGAGAAPFREVDEISPEDDQRANRTLFLGNLDITVTESDLRRAFDRFGVITEVDIKRPSRGQTSTYGFLKFENLDMSHRAKLAMSGKIIIRNPIKIGYGKATPTTRLWVGGLGPWVPLAALAREFDRFGTIRTIDYRKGDSWAYIQYESLDAAHAAWTHMRGFPLGGPDRRLRVDFADTEHRYQQQYLQPLPLTHYELVTDAFGHRAPDPLRGARDRTPPLLYRDRDRDLYPDSDWVPPPPPVRERSTRTAATSVPAYEPLDSLDRRRDGWSLDRDRGDRDLPSSRDQPRKRRLPEESGGRHLDRSPESDRPRKRHCAPSPDRSPELSSSRDRYNSDNDRSSRLLLERPSPIRDRRGSLEKSQGDKRDRKNSASAERDRKHRTTAPTEGKSPLKKEDRSDGSAPSTSTASCKLKSPSQKQDGGTAPAAAASPKLCLAWQGMLLLKNSNFPSNMHLLQGDLQVASSLLVEGSTGGKVAQLKITQRLRLDQPKLDEVTRRIKVAGPNGYAILLAVPGSSDSRSSSSSAASDTATSTQRPLRNLVSYLKQKQAAGVISLPVGGNKDKENTGVLHAFPPCEFSQQFLDSPAKALAKSEEDYLVMIIVRAKLVEQRMKIWNSKL